One genomic window of Clostridioides sp. ES-S-0054-01 includes the following:
- a CDS encoding PTS sugar transporter subunit IIC: MSEILLGTGLLLLVLCCFTIFSYKAPYGMKAMGALANAACATFLVEAFNLSLLGDVLGMEFFRSVGAANGSLGGVAAAILVPLALGVSPVYAVLIGLSCLKFSILSGFVAGYFVSFLIKFIEKKVPPGVDLVVVILLCAPLSRLIALNVDPLVNNTLLQIGQVLIEATNISPIIMGIILGGLITVVGTSPLSSMALTSIIGLTGLPMAIGALGAFGSAFMNSTLFTKLKLGSKKDIISVAIEPLTQSDIISANPIPIYSTNFFGGAFSGIIVALMGLVNMTPGTATPVAGFAIMFAYNPVQQVLITAGLCALFNVIAGFLGSKIFSTFKVLTASEIRGTDIKEEIA; the protein is encoded by the coding sequence ATGTCAGAAATTTTATTAGGAACAGGTTTACTTTTATTGGTTCTATGTTGTTTCACAATTTTTAGTTACAAAGCTCCATATGGTATGAAGGCTATGGGAGCTCTAGCAAACGCTGCATGTGCTACTTTCTTAGTAGAGGCATTCAACCTTTCTTTACTTGGTGATGTTCTAGGTATGGAATTTTTTAGAAGTGTAGGAGCTGCTAATGGTAGTCTTGGTGGAGTTGCTGCTGCTATACTTGTGCCTTTAGCTCTAGGTGTATCCCCAGTTTATGCAGTTTTAATAGGATTATCTTGTTTAAAGTTTTCTATATTATCTGGATTCGTTGCTGGATACTTTGTTTCTTTCTTAATTAAATTTATAGAGAAAAAAGTACCACCTGGAGTAGATTTAGTAGTTGTAATCCTTCTATGTGCGCCGCTATCTCGTCTTATAGCATTAAATGTAGACCCATTAGTTAATAATACACTACTACAAATTGGACAAGTTTTAATAGAAGCTACAAATATTAGTCCTATAATAATGGGAATTATACTAGGAGGTCTAATAACAGTAGTTGGAACATCTCCACTTAGTTCAATGGCTCTTACATCTATAATTGGTCTTACTGGTCTTCCTATGGCAATAGGAGCATTAGGTGCTTTTGGTTCGGCTTTTATGAACTCAACGCTATTTACAAAATTAAAATTAGGTTCTAAGAAAGATATTATATCTGTTGCTATTGAACCATTGACTCAATCGGATATAATTTCAGCTAATCCAATACCGATATATTCTACTAATTTCTTTGGAGGAGCTTTTTCTGGTATCATTGTAGCTTTGATGGGTCTTGTAAACATGACACCAGGTACAGCTACACCTGTAGCTGGATTTGCTATAATGTTTGCCTATAATCCAGTTCAGCAAGTTCTTATAACAGCTGGTTTATGTGCTTTATTTAATGTAATTGCAGGATTTTTAGGTTCAAAAATATTCAGTACCTTTAAGGTTCTTACTGCCAGTGAAATACGTGGTACTGATATAAAAGAAGAAATTGCTTAA